A portion of the Planctomycetaceae bacterium genome contains these proteins:
- a CDS encoding PGPGW domain-containing protein, producing the protein MRKLLRHRHPLVRKIVHYGRIPLGILLILLGIAGLVLPVLQGWAMIFAGIILLAPNSRFSKWIKRKLQRLRARARIWRARRRVARVRRRAEKDKARRAKG; encoded by the coding sequence ATGAGAAAGCTTCTCCGACATCGCCACCCGCTGGTCCGCAAGATTGTCCACTACGGGCGCATCCCGCTGGGAATCTTGCTGATTCTGCTGGGGATCGCCGGGCTGGTCCTGCCGGTCCTCCAGGGCTGGGCGATGATCTTCGCCGGAATCATCCTGCTGGCGCCGAACAGCCGCTTCTCGAAATGGATCAAGCGTAAGCTCCAGCGCCTGCGGGCGCGTGCTCGGATCTGGCGGGCGCGGCGGCGGGTAGCCCGCGTCCGCCGACGAGCGGAGAAGGATAAGGCGCGCCGGGCGAAAGGCTGA
- a CDS encoding DUF488 domain-containing protein — protein sequence MAAKNNAEIFTVGHSTRSAQEFVQLLRSHGVRRLVDVRSIPRSRHNPQFNREELGPFLRRRRINYRHMPSLGGLRHPRADSANTAWRNAGFRGFADYMQTPQFQAALDKLIALAGEKPLAIMCAEAVPWRCHRGLIADALTIRGIEVRHIVSGASAKTHVLNPMAVVKGKSLTYPGASPPIGQTTARGKPRR from the coding sequence GTGGCTGCAAAAAACAACGCGGAAATCTTCACGGTCGGCCATTCGACGCGAAGCGCCCAGGAGTTCGTGCAGTTGCTGCGCAGCCACGGAGTGCGGCGGCTGGTGGACGTACGGAGCATCCCGCGTTCGCGGCATAACCCTCAGTTCAATCGCGAAGAACTCGGGCCGTTCCTGCGCCGGCGTCGCATCAACTACCGCCATATGCCAAGCCTCGGCGGCCTGCGCCACCCGCGGGCCGACTCGGCCAACACCGCCTGGCGAAACGCCGGCTTTCGCGGATTCGCCGATTACATGCAGACGCCGCAGTTCCAGGCCGCACTCGACAAGCTCATAGCCCTGGCCGGCGAAAAGCCGCTGGCGATCATGTGTGCCGAAGCCGTCCCCTGGCGATGCCACCGCGGGCTCATCGCCGATGCCCTCACCATCCGCGGCATCGAGGTACGCCACATCGTCAGCGGCGCCAGTGCCAAAACCCACGTTCTCAATCCGATGGCCGTGGTGAAGGGAAAATCGCTGACGTATCCAGGAGCGTCGCCGCCGATCGGGCAAACAACCGCGCGGGGCAAACCCCGCCGCTAA